The segment TCGCCTTCAAAACCATCTTCGTCGCTTCGACCACCGTCTCCTCAAAGCCTCCGAGCCTCTCCTCAACCTTTTCAGACAAATCCTGGAACCGATAATTCAATCTCTCTGACATCTCCTTGACCAAACCTCCATACGTTTCATGCGTCATCACGATCTTCTCCTGGAGCAGCGCTTGTTTCTCCAAATGCTTAGCTTCCACGCTCTTCAGCTCTTCTTCCCTCTCCCTCAACACTTGCTCCGTCACTCTCAGCTTCTGGTTAGACAAACGCAGTTTCACCTCGATGTTATTCATCTTCTCCATCAGATTCTCGACCTCTTCTCCCTTCATCTCCACTTGGTTGCGCAGCCTCTCCACCGTCTCTTGCAGCTCCTCGATCTCGGCCTCCCTGGACGCTACGTCTTTGCCCGTCTCTTGCATTCTCCTCTCCGTCTCCTCCAGCTTCGACATGTACTCTTCCAGCATCTCCCTGGCTTGTTTGTAATCTTCCGTCAGCTTCTTGATCGTCGCTTCGCGTTCTTGGAACAGACCGTTGACTTGTTTGTGTTCTTGGCTTAGCGTGTTGTACGCAGCTTCTTGCTCCAGCAATGCGTTCTGCACGTCGTTTAGCTGGTTCAGCAACGCCGCTTTCtcttgcttctctctctctagcttCTGATTCAGATCGGATTCGGCCTCGCCAGCAGCTTCCAGTTTCTGGTTTAGTTCTTTGTTCTCGGTCGCTAACTTGTCAGTTTCAAGTCTCAGATCTCCAATGATGTCTTCTGATTCCTTCAGCTTCTTCAAGGTTTCTTGGTGCTCTGCTTCCTTCTCTTCGAGAGTTGTTTCTAACTTTCTTTTCAGATCAGCGATTTCAAGATTAGCAGCTTCTATCTGTTTCATGTCATTGTCAGCACGCCCGTTTCTCTTGCTCTTCTTATCTGAGTCAGAGTCTGAGTCTGAGCTTGAAGAAGAGCTCTCATTCTCACCTTTACCATGAACTTTGTTCCTGATCTCTCCCGTGAGATCACCGTATTGGTTATACAAGGACTCATAATCTCTGTAGAATTCCTTCACTAGCTCTGCGACCACTTCTCTTTTGGATTCATCTGCCTCAATGTCACCACTCTCAATAATTCCCAAGATTCTCTTCACTTTTTCATCTATTTCTGCATTGTTGAGATTTAAAGGTGttgattttcattttaaacAAGTCTAACAACCAAAAGACCTAtggatttgagaaaaaaaaaaacaaggttaTGTAGAAGGGAAATTACCAGTTTTGATTCCTTTGAGCAATTCAGCATTATCAGGATGAAGGTGAGGCTCAAAGAAAGATTTCAAGGATTCTCTGATGCTATGCTTTCTCATTTCCACTCCAATAAAAAATGGCACTtcaaacacacaattttttttgagaTTTAGAACTGAAAAGTCATCTCTGAGACATGTGGAACTCCCTCAAGCACGATCTCTGTTTTGCACAATTTCACAAAGACAAGACATGTGAGAAGAGAGACTCTTTAACTTgttcaaaacatatgaaaaactatgtatatttttttaaatttaaagaaGGTACCATCATTTTCATGTAAAGGAAAAATATCCAAAGTAAACTTAGTAAACTAATATTATTTTGGCCTGATAGTCAACTGAATGGTAACAGAAAAATGACATAAACAAATTTAGATGACTCAGTTGGAGCCTGACATGACCAAACAAAATAGAGACTATGATATTTTAAGATTTACAgtagtaaataaaatattatgccAGAGAAATGTGATTCGTTTAAATACAGATGGATGCATGCTCATCTGCTGATAAAATGGCAAGAATCATGTTTTGAGGCAGAAGAAACTAAAAAGCAACATATCCTCAAAAATCCAAGTAGATACTCTCAATCCACCACCAATGAAACAATAAAAAACAATTACTGTATCACACAAGAATAGAAAGTGATCTGTAATATGTTTTTACTGattataaaacttaaatatcTAGAACTGCTAATCAGTTTTAGCAATGAGTCAAATTTTAGATGAAAAGATCTAAAGTTGGCACTCTCTATTTGGACAATTatcttaatattaaaaaaatgataactttttcTACTAATTGCAATACTAATActcaattatatataaatgattaagTCCTAGAGTTATTCCACTTCATTTCTCATTACAAACTccattttaaagtaaaatattCATCAATTCTACTCCATTTCAAACTCTAAAAACCAGGGATTACTTCACAAAATTAAGTGACTGTATTCATTACACCATTTTTATTCATTGTTCTATTCCAAATAGAGTATGGTGGAAGTAAAAGTcatctatatttaaaattattttaaagtaaGAAAATAGAATAATATACTAGTACATTAGAGATGATTTCATAAGAAAATAGAATAATATACTACTAGTACATTAGAGATGATTTCATACTAGCTAACTGAATGCAGAAAAAGTAAATGGGTAGGGAAAGTGGAGCCATCAGAGCAACTTTTGGGGAATGGGAACCAGACAGCAACACAGAATGATTAAAAAGACAGCTAAtgagttgttttgtttttttcttttatgtaaGCTTCCATTAGGGCTGGGTTGATATCAAACAATAATAGAGGCTAGAGACTAGCGAGAGTTAAAAACAATTAGCATTTTTGAAACGAAGATTCGAGTGCAAAGGTTACAAATCTATTATTAATCCACCAAGAAATAGGGTCATGAGATCTTCTTTATTTGTGGATAGCCAAAAATCACCGAAACCGATACATCATATAGAGCATAATTTGATTCAGCATATATAAACTCACTTAGTAACGGAGATGGAAAAAACAGTCAGTTACTTAGTTGTGTTCTTAATCAGAAACTAGAGAGTTTAGGCGTTACTAGCTAATACCGATcgaatcaaataaataaaaaagtagctAAGCATGGTTTAATGAAAATCATCACTCGTGATCGTAGATATTACCTGGACAGAAGGTAGGCTTGGTGGGAGAGTCGGTGACagagaaagaagatgaagaaaagcTGTATGATTTATTTATGCGAGAGAAATAAAATTCAATTCAAAGCGACGGATACCAGAATAAGAATAATAAATAGAAGAGAGAAATGAGAAAAGTGGTTCAGGTTTTGACTTCGGACTTATCAAAGCTACCCTGTATTGATGTGTGTCTGTCATGAGAAATTTCTTCATATCCCACAAATGCCCCTCAGTCAATTCCTTATTAccgtttttcttttgttttccatTGATAGACTCAATTCCTCTTCAGCGGAGCGTATACCCCCTCACAGCTGGCATTTCCATAGACTTTTCATCACTgctctaaaaactaaaaagcatTGTAGGTAGTCATTTTAAGATCCTCTAAAATTGTGGCAATTATTTTCTAACCcactaataaaattatattgcctcaataatatttattataaaattaatatactctaatataaaatcttacaaaaacaaaataatataaatcttataatttataagctatactatttaatataataaaccatatatatttattatattatttgtaaacATACAGATCATCTAAATGataatttaaatatctaattaaGCATTATAATTGTTAGACATTGAGTCAGCTTCAGTCTAATGCCTAACtcttttttgaaaaatggtTTTCATCGTCAATACACCTTTAAACATttctattataaataatatagggatttttgcaaaattgacctacaacttaaagtcaaacacaaaactaacttcccttttttttgaaaattggttttgtccTATTCACCctacaagttcatataatttacgaaaatgccatcaatttttttttatttttttttttcgaaaatgacatttttactctctcaccctcatcatcttcaagtaattacaagattgccattgtcatcaataccacaaccaccatgaacaaccaatttgaagctcttaatgctcccaaaatcgatttacccttcttctttttccattcttgtgaactaaacacaacatatctctcactttctctccacaatgagctaaaaaaacccaagattttgattctaaaatttttatggttcataaagtcatagaagctaacgattatggatgggtgactttcgtttgtgattctgtgtgcttggagaagccttatgtatgctaaggaacttatctcaccaatttaaggtatgacatcgagttttttttccagatctgttcgtcagacgacttacttgggaagtcgtctcgctgtagacgacttacctttcagtcgtctggctgtagacgacttacctgtaagtcgtctagtcaacgcagaggttatttttgcaattgactttgaaatctgtaacctgagacgactgaaagttaagtcgtctactattgtttggtttcaaaaaaaattccaaagaacctagacgacttacatttcagtcgtcataggttagttttgcatttgactggataatttcagaagtttgacttccccagacgacttacatttcagtcgtctggcgaaaattaaaataataatattttttttaaagtaaacgacttacaattaagtagtcataggttagttttgcaattgaaaaaaaaaacttcaagatttaattaaacacaaacgacttataattcagtcgtccaccagacgacttaattgtaagtcgtctaggacttttttccgagattctggtcaaacctcgtaaatcctggacgacttacatttcagtcgtctcgtggacgactgaattataagtcgtctgtatataattaaatcttgaagttttttttttcaattgcaaaactaacctatgacgacttaactgtaagtcgtctacttttaaaaaaatattattattttaattttcactagacgactgaaatgtaagtcgtccaaaaagtcaaacttctgaaataatccagtcaaatgcaaaactaacctctgacgactgaaatgtaagtcgtctagcttttttggagttttttttttaaccaaacaatagtagacgacttaactttcagtcgtccgaaataacagatttcaaagtcaattgcaaaaataacctctgcgttgaccagacgacatatagtttagtcgtctagacaacttagattgaagtcgtccgcgtcttctccactagtttttaagtcttctacgttagtttttgaataacttgtatttttaagagtgataagtaacttcaagatatgtaaaactcatatttacaaaatatgttctctcccttagttttactaaatttgactaaatttgactaagtttttcaatgcaaacttataaaaaatatgatatgttttgactagttactattatttgtttccatctcttaccaacattcttgtttattaagatgagaaaaaggccattggagtttattattgcatatgagagatccaaagataagaaaaaggctactgaagtctattatttcattgatttgtaaatgtgtaaacacattgttagaacatttaatacatcttggaaaacattattactgattttacaaaaaattcacaactaaaagagtatacatgcaattcacaaaacagaccacaaacaaaactattatagatcattcatctacaaagacaagcttggattccacttgagtagacaagaccagacaacttttaagaagtccagacgacttctaaaaagtccagacgacttccaggaagtttaGACAACTTTGCCataagacttttaggaagttcagacgactttcagacgactttacaggaagtccagacgactttacaggaagtccagacgacttttaggaagtccagacgacttccagacgacttccagacgactaacaagtaagtcgtcccagaagtcttccagatctgaaaaacctgcatattaaatccagatctggaaaacctgcatattcaaaaacgttcaaatggcttaaaaacagaaaaaatgaatggaagattagataaatctacctttacagaacacacaaaattacatatctaaaaataaaagatctacctttaaattagtggaagatgagtaccatctaattaaaaacctgcaaaaaaaaaaaatagattagtaacaaagacatgagacaaaattgaaaaattcatataaagtttggtgtttccaagtcaaagagattagagtgggtttggagagttttagtttgggaaaaaagtaagaactttatacaacaagaagttaccaaatgaagaaaaatcagacataagaacttaccaaaacgctcagaaaaatccagacgacttcctagaagtccagacgacttcctagaagtccagacgacttcctggaagtccagacgacttcctggaagtccagacgacttcctggaagtccagacgactttgtcagaagacttccaagaagtccagacgacttccagacaactaacaggtaagtcgtccgaaaagtcttccagatctgaaaaacctgcacatcaaatccagatctgaaaaacctgcatatccaaaaacgttcaaatgacttaaaaatagagaaaatgagtggaagattaggtaaatctacatttatagaacatacaaaaatacatatctaaaattaatagatctacctctaaattagtggaagatgagtaccatttgattaaaaacctgcaaaagagatagattagtaagaaatacatgagacaaaactgaaaaattcatataaagtttggtgttttcaagtcaaagagattagagagaggttggagagttttagaatgatgaacattacatttttgttgcagccatttgagaggaggagagagaatgtgtaaatttttctttttatagggagataaaaaatccaattagattaaatatttttgactcagacgacttcctggacgacttacatttcagtcgtctggtgaagaaattaaaacagacgacttacatgtaagtcgtccagataagtttaatatttttagcgggaaattaaatatttttagcgggaaactaaaatagaagacttccgagacgacttacaagtaagtcgtctggacgactgaaatatacgtcgtccgggtagattattcaacagacgactgaaatataagtcgtccacaccctaaacataacccctaaacttaattatctaattaaacacttcataaaaccaaatcaaacttgaaaagtgtttactatacacaaaaataaacacatataggtgaaaactaatttttgaaaaaaatattttagttttccaaaatctaaccctaacaatacatacaatactacaacatatgtttgccaaactcctaaaccaaagtatttcatgattcactactttcactcatctatcttcaaaacaaatcaattttatcatatcttaatttatattagttaaaactgtttataattacttgatttttattttttacgcatcaaaatatttttttacaagatttataaattatttttaaaataaactggtaccagacgacttatacttcagtcgtccagacgacttccaacatctcagacgactcagacgatttactggggctatattcgtaaaaatggcttatgttttttttgtttggtcacaaggggctgagctgtaatttcactaggcttttaggttagttttgcatttgattcaagtttgggtataggtttggaattaaaatcaagttgtgggttagttttggcaaaaaccccaataatatatattagcatATAAATTAGGgaaattgtcaataatagcaccttttgaagtttatgtctcaaaaatagcactagaaggagaaagtcacaaaaatgacattcattaaagagtaaaatatccctaatacccttggtttaaaattaaataaacaaacaaaaataaataaaataaaaataaaaaaataaatttttttatagtttcagattatatgttttcagattctaaatttttatttttttgaaactttttttcgaaaatttttttatttttttttaaatttttttttataatttaaaaatactttttgaaactgtttttaaaatttttattttttattttagtatttattttttataaaattttaaaccctaattccaaaaccccaccccttaactctaaaccctaaggtatggattaattaacccaaggagtataagtgtatatttacctctttaatgaaacctatttttgtgactttgaaccttgagtgctaatttgggaacaaaaacttggtttagtgctatcctagtctttttctctataaattatttctaatatataaatttttattttttatatatttgttagttaataataattttttaatattttgagaCTTTTTTTCACACAGaaaattttatgaatgatttaattcttctttataaattaaaattatgaaatattttGCAGATTATAGGAAATTCAGGTTTCAAGTCCGGAGAAaacggtttattaaacaattatgcagactacggAAGAAAAGcttacgagaaatcttcaacatggtgcaagtaaatctggtcaggTGTGGATCTTCATAAGACGTCAGATGATATAGTTAGGCGTAGATCCTTATAAAGCATATAGTATTATGgattgtcgaatcgtctatataatctttttcatattataattgtaatatcataataagttagtgttaaaaaaattaaaatttaattatattataaatattaatctacTATGTAATACTGAAAAACTCTTTCCTTTACATCTCATTGCGTAACTATCAAgttgttaaattttattggCTCTCTTCATTCTCCTAAGAATTTAATGTCATTGTTGAAGCCATGTGATTTACAACCCCCACCTTGTCGATGATCGACATAGTTCCGAGACTTCACATATACTATAATCCCTAATTATTTGAGCACTAACTTTGTTTCTCAGTTTCGTTTCCTAAGGTAAttgttaatatattatatattttattaaaaaaaaaacgaattattattatatatatatatatatatatttttttttaaatagcactttttattataaaaatctcctatatattaattgatgatcatttaaaaagttgtaactttaagtttgtactaattaaaaagaaattctGCTTATGTGTAACTTAATTAGGATGTCAATTTAGTTTACATAACAGtttaagaatcaattgaaaaaatattggtcCAAATCGAATTTTAagaaacattatattaacccaaaatataagaagtgtgtatttgtttcttaaataaaagctacagaaTTATCtcatatgattaacatatatatgacaattactgactatgaataataaagatttgattactatttttgcatctttctttatttttgtttaattttatcttattaaaaaattaaacaatcacattaaccatataataaaaaatagatttttatatgttatattttgaattttttaaaatagttttaaattacaaaaatgaggaaaccttatatgttatattttaaatttattaaaacaactttattacaaaaatgaagaaatcttatatgttagattttttcttatatgttatattttgaattttttaaaacgattttaaattacaaaaatgtaagtttttcttaagcatacgactaaaagcatggaagataaatgtcaaaataattcaactgtgGAAACAATATTGTTcacttttttcaaaaatgtgttcgattgaaaaaataaagtttttgtgtcataatttgtttaatgtccaatccgatcaacccatgatatattaattatagtttagtttcataatttttaataaaaattgatcaaagaaattatatataacaacaaaaacattatatatgtataaataaaatgatcaaatatataaaaaaattgtcgatattatatacaaataaactcatCCAACGCAAGGTGCATCGCGCATTTCTTATCCTAGTATACATTAAAAGTAAAATCATCTCTATAATGAAATTTCTATGTTTTAAGAGGTTATAGAAATAAGTTGGAGATGTTCTAGTATTCAGTTTTTCTCCATATCTACAACATTTTCCGAGTTCTTTCCTCACTCCCACTTGATTTTagatatgaaataataaaaccaaactGACATGAGCCTGGTTTTCGTTAGTcttcttgtttatttttaaaaactttctactacgtaaaaaggaattttatcAATGATCAAAGgtctgtgacaaaaaaaaaaaatcgatgaTCAAAGGAGACATGTTCTGGTAAACAAAGGTGACGAAACAACCACTATTACATTACATCCATAATAGcttgtattcttttttttctttttgaacaagAATAgcttttattcttcttttttcgATTTCGTTAAAGCTAACTTTTTCAATAAGAGAGAAAGCCAACAACATCAATGAGGATAGCATGAACTTTTCTCGGTCTGATTCAGATATGAGTTTTTAAAATGTGCATAAATTATTTACTTAGTAGATGctgtaaaaaatttaaaaatctgaaGGTTTGAATGAAGTAGAAAGCAAGATTTATGAAGTGCGGACTCCCATTGGCTGTAGTTTCAGCTGTGGAATCCTTTGCCTCattacatcaaattatttaaacatttataaacctaaatacaaaatgtttatataatggCCAAACAAGGTATCCATAGAAACGTTTTACATAACTGTCAAACACAACAGATCCCCGATCTTACAATCAACATTTCATATTTTACAAGATGGGGAGATGATTCTAACGTAAATAGATACaacaaataaaacttaaaaaaaaaaacattcgtgAAAAGGAAGACAAAAGAGTTGAGTTTTGTGACATTAGGTCTTAAGAGAAACCTTTAAGACTGATTTCTTGAGGTCATCGTATCGATCTCTTTGATAATCCACAAGAACACAGAGTTGTCTTATggcttctctcttctcttccccTAAGCTCAACAATTCAATTTCTCGTCCCTTCACATTGATCTCAAGCTCTTTAATTCTCGCTTCAAATTTGGTCACAACTTTTGCTAGACTCAGTTTCTCAGTTCCTTCTTCCGCAAGTTTCTTCTCTAGTTTAGATAACTTTTCCTTCAACAATGTCTCTTGAGCTTCTCCGCATTCTAGCTTTGCAGCTAGAGTTTCCAACTCGCTCTTCTTCTCACACACCCAAATCTTCGCGGAATCAATCTCTTTTGCTAACCTAGCAACTCTGTCCGTGTGTTCCTCAGCTTCCTCCAGCTTCTTGGTCGATCTTGTGTACCCCTTTTCCCAAGTGTCTTTGATTCTTTTGAAATGGGTTTGGTAAAAGAGCAAACTCTCTCtagtttctttgttttcttgaaCAATGTCTCGTATTTTGATATATTCGTTCTTGCTCTCCAAGTGTATTTGTTCAGCTACATGGATCCTCCTGTACAGTATCCTGATATGGTCTTCTATCTTCATCCGGAAATCATCCGCTATTTCTTCCATTTTCTTCTCTATGGCATTTGGATTCAGCTTCGAATCTCGGCTTGAACCAAGTGACCAACGCTTTGATTGCTTCAGATCTTCAGAGAACTTGTCAATGGTCTCTTTCTGTTCTTTCACAAGTCTTTCTTGATCCTTGATTGTCGCCGATAGCCTGCAATATAAATAGAGCTGGATCTCAGATTTATGGAACCATAAACATTTTACTGTTAATTAGTTAAAATGATAATTAGGAACCATGTGTCTTAT is part of the Brassica rapa cultivar Chiifu-401-42 chromosome A09, CAAS_Brap_v3.01, whole genome shotgun sequence genome and harbors:
- the LOC103838153 gene encoding COP1-interactive protein 1, whose product is MRKHSIRESLKSFFEPHLHPDNAELLKGIKTEIDEKVKRILGIIESGDIEADESKREVVAELVKEFYRDYESLYNQYGDLTGEIRNKVHGKGENESSSSSSDSDSDSDKKSKRNGRADNDMKQIEAANLEIADLKRKLETTLEEKEAEHQETLKKLKESEDIIGDLRLETDKLATENKELNQKLEAAGEAESDLNQKLEREKQEKAALLNQLNDVQNALLEQEAAYNTLSQEHKQVNGLFQEREATIKKLTEDYKQAREMLEEYMSKLEETERRMQETGKDVASREAEIEELQETVERLRNQVEMKGEEVENLMEKMNNIEVKLRLSNQKLRVTEQVLREREEELKSVEAKHLEKQALLQEKIVMTHETYGGLVKEMSERLNYRFQDLSEKVEERLGGFEETVVEATKMVLKAKECVGEMKKEKEEMEKGKEEMEKKLEGQVREGEREKEELKESLLGLGEEKREAIRQLCVWTEHHRDRCEYLEEVLSKMVVARGQRRSQRA